One genomic window of Sodaliphilus pleomorphus includes the following:
- a CDS encoding GSCFA domain-containing protein, which yields MDFRTTIHTTDNQGIMHHSDSYMMLGSCFSDNMGNKLRAAMVDVDVNPFGTIYNPYSIATSLERLMAGESERGIDLFEAGGVWNSYHFHSRYSLPDKQATLEKMNARIAAAHQRLATCNTLIITLGTAVVYRLKSTGEVVANCHKVPQHHFTRTMASVDEMTATLGATLERLHAFNPGLRVIFTLSPIRHIADGLQVNSLSKASLRVTIDNLNRAYKDFTGYFPAYEIMLDDLRDYRFYAPDMVHPSEVAIEYMWQVFQATYFDDASTQAIARCERVTKRLNHRPMSSNREVVERFNADTRSVVRNLAKEYPYIKRIKEIQNILSVQ from the coding sequence ATGGACTTTCGCACGACCATACACACAACCGACAACCAGGGCATCATGCATCACAGCGACAGCTACATGATGCTGGGCTCCTGCTTCAGCGACAACATGGGCAACAAGCTGCGTGCTGCCATGGTCGATGTCGACGTCAACCCCTTTGGCACCATCTACAACCCCTACAGCATCGCCACGAGCCTGGAGCGCCTCATGGCAGGCGAGAGCGAGCGCGGCATCGACCTCTTTGAGGCCGGCGGCGTGTGGAACAGCTATCACTTCCACTCGCGCTACTCGCTGCCCGACAAGCAGGCCACCCTCGAGAAGATGAACGCCCGCATCGCAGCCGCCCACCAGCGGCTGGCCACGTGCAACACGCTCATCATCACCCTGGGCACCGCTGTGGTATACCGGCTCAAGAGCACCGGCGAGGTAGTGGCCAACTGCCACAAGGTGCCGCAGCACCACTTCACGCGCACGATGGCCAGCGTCGACGAGATGACCGCCACGCTGGGCGCCACTCTCGAGCGGCTGCACGCCTTCAACCCCGGTCTGCGCGTGATTTTCACCCTGAGCCCGATACGCCACATTGCCGACGGGCTGCAAGTGAACTCGCTGAGCAAGGCCTCGCTGCGCGTGACCATCGACAACCTCAACCGAGCCTACAAGGACTTCACGGGCTACTTTCCCGCCTATGAAATCATGCTCGACGACCTGCGCGACTACCGCTTCTATGCGCCCGACATGGTACACCCCAGCGAGGTGGCCATCGAGTACATGTGGCAAGTCTTCCAGGCCACCTACTTCGACGACGCTTCGACTCAGGCCATAGCCCGCTGCGAACGCGTGACCAAGCGCTTGAACCACCGCCCCATGAGCAGCAACCGCGAGGTGGTGGAGCGCTTCAACGCCGACACCCGCAGCGTGGTGCGCAACCTGGCCAAGGAGTACCCCTATATCAAGAGAATAAAGGAAATACAAAACATACTCTCAGTACAATGA
- a CDS encoding bifunctional UDP-N-acetylmuramoyl-tripeptide:D-alanyl-D-alanine ligase/alanine racemase, with protein MKYSITEIADILHIKEDRLNDQEAVVSQLLTDSRSLNYPKETLFFALKTKNNDGHNYIAQLYKQGVRNFVVDHVDEVTRGMRDANFLVVDNPLEALQQVAMSHRRKFNIPVIGITGSRGKTTVKEWLNQLLKDDYKIVRSPRSYNSQIGVPLSLWDIDDNTQLAIIEAGISTTGEMGNLQAMIRPTIGIITNIGSEHNDGFASMQEKASEKCKILTSCECIVYCADDPLVTSTIKPLLDVDVAQEIAWSRTDATRQLYVKSVAKTDKQSTLTYVYGGKQCQLTAPFTSDRDLENVVTCLAVMLHLGIDPAVIAQRMKRLTPVGTRINVMEGVNNCTIIADGYTSDYNSLTPALDFMFRRSSKQHDNAVILSDLKPDVYSDEELYIRVSELLWAKNIKHFYGIGADMCRYGKYFKGMECQFFKSTQEFVDKMSQGDFENETVLVKGAPEFDFDQIIDLLEAKQHQTVEEIDLNALAHNFKFFRSLIKPTTKAVAMVKADGYGTGSYEMAKTLQDCGCDYLAVAAQDEGVDLRNAGITMPIIVLNPSVVNYKSLFQYHLEPEVYSIIEARELIKEGAKYGAKNFPVHIKLDTGMHRLGFIKEQLPELIELLHSQDVIKPASMFSHLCVADEPAQDAYTHMQLDYFEQCTQVLQAAFNHHITRHILNTTGIVRFPEYQYDMVRIGIGLYGIKTCYDGSEDALKPVASLHSIIISLKDWPAGTTIGYGRHGVLTRPSRIATVTIGYADGYDRHFGNGHAQIWVNGTLCPTVGNVCMDAVMVDVTEAQCQVGDRVEIFGEHIPIERLSEARDTIPYEILTSISPRVKRVYYRE; from the coding sequence ATGAAGTATTCAATCACCGAAATTGCCGACATTCTTCACATCAAGGAAGACCGGCTAAATGACCAAGAGGCCGTGGTGAGCCAGCTGCTCACCGACTCACGCTCGCTCAACTACCCCAAAGAGACCCTGTTTTTTGCCCTCAAGACCAAGAACAACGACGGGCACAACTATATCGCGCAGCTCTACAAGCAGGGCGTGCGCAACTTTGTGGTCGACCACGTCGACGAGGTGACACGCGGCATGCGCGACGCCAACTTTCTGGTGGTCGACAACCCGCTCGAGGCCCTGCAGCAGGTGGCCATGAGCCACCGCCGCAAGTTCAACATCCCGGTCATAGGCATCACCGGCAGCCGCGGCAAGACCACCGTAAAAGAGTGGCTCAACCAGCTGCTCAAAGACGACTACAAGATCGTGCGCTCGCCGCGCAGCTACAACTCGCAGATAGGGGTGCCCCTCTCGCTGTGGGACATCGACGACAACACGCAGCTGGCCATCATCGAGGCCGGCATCTCGACCACGGGCGAGATGGGCAACCTGCAGGCCATGATAAGGCCCACGATAGGCATCATCACCAACATAGGCAGCGAGCACAACGACGGCTTTGCCTCGATGCAGGAGAAGGCGAGCGAGAAGTGCAAGATACTCACCAGCTGCGAGTGCATCGTGTATTGTGCCGACGACCCGCTGGTGACCAGCACCATCAAGCCGCTGCTCGATGTAGACGTGGCCCAGGAAATCGCCTGGTCGCGCACCGACGCCACGCGCCAGCTCTATGTCAAGAGCGTGGCCAAGACCGACAAGCAGTCGACGCTCACCTATGTGTACGGCGGCAAGCAGTGCCAGCTCACGGCCCCCTTCACCAGCGACCGCGACCTGGAAAACGTGGTAACCTGCCTGGCCGTGATGCTGCACCTGGGCATCGACCCGGCCGTGATTGCCCAGCGCATGAAGCGGCTCACGCCGGTGGGCACGCGCATCAACGTGATGGAAGGCGTGAACAACTGCACCATCATTGCCGACGGCTACACGAGCGACTACAACTCGCTCACGCCGGCACTCGACTTCATGTTTCGCCGCTCGAGCAAGCAGCACGACAACGCCGTGATACTGAGCGACCTCAAGCCCGACGTGTACAGCGACGAGGAGCTCTACATACGCGTGAGCGAGCTGCTGTGGGCCAAGAACATCAAGCACTTCTACGGCATCGGGGCCGACATGTGCCGCTACGGCAAGTACTTCAAGGGCATGGAGTGCCAGTTTTTCAAGAGCACCCAGGAGTTTGTCGACAAGATGTCGCAGGGCGACTTTGAGAACGAGACCGTGCTGGTCAAGGGCGCGCCCGAGTTTGACTTCGACCAGATCATCGACCTGCTCGAGGCCAAGCAGCACCAGACGGTAGAGGAAATCGACCTCAATGCCCTGGCCCACAACTTCAAGTTCTTCCGCAGCCTCATCAAGCCCACGACCAAGGCCGTGGCCATGGTCAAGGCCGACGGCTACGGCACAGGCAGCTACGAGATGGCCAAGACCCTGCAAGACTGCGGCTGCGACTACCTGGCCGTGGCTGCGCAAGACGAGGGTGTGGACCTGCGCAACGCCGGCATCACGATGCCCATCATCGTGCTCAACCCCAGCGTGGTCAACTACAAGTCGCTCTTCCAGTACCATCTCGAGCCCGAGGTGTACAGCATCATCGAGGCCCGCGAGCTCATCAAGGAGGGAGCAAAATACGGCGCCAAGAACTTCCCCGTGCACATCAAGCTCGACACGGGCATGCACCGCCTGGGCTTCATCAAGGAGCAACTGCCCGAGCTCATCGAGCTGCTGCACAGCCAGGACGTGATCAAGCCCGCCTCGATGTTCTCGCACCTGTGTGTGGCCGACGAGCCCGCGCAAGACGCCTACACCCACATGCAGCTCGACTACTTTGAGCAGTGCACCCAGGTGCTGCAGGCCGCCTTCAACCACCACATCACGCGCCACATACTCAACACCACAGGCATCGTGCGCTTTCCCGAGTACCAGTACGACATGGTGCGCATAGGCATAGGCCTCTATGGCATCAAGACCTGCTACGACGGCAGCGAAGACGCCCTCAAGCCCGTGGCATCGCTGCACTCGATCATCATCTCGCTCAAGGACTGGCCCGCAGGCACCACCATAGGCTATGGCCGCCACGGCGTGCTCACCCGCCCGTCAAGAATCGCGACGGTGACCATAGGCTATGCCGACGGCTACGACCGCCACTTCGGCAACGGCCATGCCCAGATATGGGTGAACGGCACGCTGTGCCCCACGGTGGGCAACGTGTGCATGGACGCCGTGATGGTCGACGTGACCGAGGCACAGTGCCAGGTGGGCGACCGGGTGGAAATATTCGGGGAGCACATCCCCATCGAGCGGCTGAGCGAGGCCCGCGACACCATCCCCTACGAGATACTCACCAGCATTTCGCCCCGCGTGAAGCGCGTGTACTACCGCGAGTAG
- a CDS encoding asparaginase, with amino-acid sequence MENKRPKILIIYTGGTIGMIENAEKHTLQPFDFSHLIDNVPKVKMLDYDIDNIQFHPPIDSSNMSPKHWSDIAHAIEDNYDNYDGFVVLHGTDTMAYTASALSFMLDNLAKPVIITGSQLPIGEVRTDGEENLITALQVAAATGKDGEAIVQEVAILFENYLWRGNRSTKMSADNFNAFKSNNYPELAKIGLGITFHNEALYRMSSRRPLKVRYTMDPNVMVLTLHPGMTESTLQYLLDTPGIKGIVLRTYGAGNCPSEPWFLNLIHKATQRGLVIVNVTQCVNGGVNDTLYETGSQLNLSGVISGHDITCEAALTKLMYLFGLELSPEEVKKYMNCAICGEVSL; translated from the coding sequence ATGGAAAACAAACGGCCCAAAATACTAATCATCTACACAGGCGGCACAATCGGCATGATTGAGAACGCCGAAAAACACACGCTGCAGCCCTTCGACTTCTCCCACCTCATCGACAACGTGCCCAAGGTGAAAATGCTCGACTACGACATCGACAACATCCAGTTTCACCCGCCCATCGACAGCTCCAACATGAGCCCCAAGCACTGGAGCGACATCGCCCACGCCATCGAGGACAACTACGACAACTACGACGGCTTTGTGGTGCTGCACGGCACCGACACCATGGCCTATACTGCCTCGGCCCTGAGCTTCATGCTCGACAACCTGGCCAAGCCGGTCATCATCACGGGCTCGCAGCTGCCCATAGGCGAGGTGCGCACCGACGGCGAGGAAAACCTCATCACCGCCCTGCAAGTGGCCGCCGCCACCGGCAAGGACGGCGAGGCTATCGTGCAGGAAGTGGCCATCCTCTTTGAAAACTACCTGTGGCGCGGCAACCGCAGCACCAAGATGAGCGCCGACAACTTCAACGCCTTCAAGAGCAACAACTACCCCGAGCTGGCCAAGATAGGGCTGGGCATCACCTTCCACAACGAGGCCCTCTACCGCATGTCGTCGCGGCGCCCGCTCAAGGTGCGCTACACGATGGACCCCAACGTGATGGTGCTCACCCTGCATCCCGGCATGACCGAGAGCACCCTGCAATACCTGCTCGACACGCCCGGCATCAAGGGCATCGTGCTGCGCACCTACGGCGCCGGCAACTGCCCGAGCGAGCCCTGGTTTCTCAACCTCATTCACAAGGCCACACAGCGCGGCCTGGTGATCGTGAACGTGACCCAGTGTGTGAACGGCGGCGTCAACGACACGCTCTACGAGACCGGCAGCCAGCTCAACCTGAGCGGCGTGATAAGCGGCCACGACATCACCTGCGAGGCCGCCTTGACCAAGCTCATGTATCTCTTCGGGCTGGAATTGAGCCCCGAGGAGGTGAAAAAATACATGAACTGTGCCATCTGTGGCGAGGTCTCGCTGTAA
- a CDS encoding choice-of-anchor J domain-containing protein has translation MRERLHLFCAAAAAVLAMGTVQASQQAFTRVTPSTVNHSTALRSALKQAPVTQVLAQRQVAKGVVVRAVKDAQGRVYKQVVRNGVPSPAPESRVSRRAGESSSSFYEGFEGWDGQAQDWIPSGWTEINTDGNKPTQLMLDHHINNTWQATYTGDGYWTAVTTDGEKECFIHFPYDAEIVKSEGDTLKIPRAASDEWLITPEFTVAQNDKLFFLLEIDLGSIYSYDWNTRAYDHSKAECDLEVLASEDGGQNWSRLWLASQELLKGMSDSELYNEMASLKYHSVGVDISKYYGKKVKLAFRYINTAASFVTGNSMAVDGVNVGRPQAEASYMLPQGTLLFNFTPSLLVFNNSIALMPAYTPVNWTHNSNAYTESVKWNFYDPATDANTIELTDAAPAVTNPYSEGSIFPYPVLTASNAFSTDTFSIDETDKDRGGIVYGGTITPYQGENLGVGNADYVHKGFYAPYFNDSPNHDNYVYGTSVADTWGTGVTEIAVGNLFTAPQAPFVIDSIYVPLTDFQAADTAQFTLNVWSIDKWDQLSSSPLATATAKASDVKNFDGLYQIPFKFYSTDAQGKKVAAPFVYDQQILVEVNGFQDTVSVKKFAMCSQMANNDADHNYAYIKFHIESNGRKFDTWYKASEALRDYSNAIYMSLMGYYNFLKPDTSRLSFATEGGTQKINVQSPVDCSKWWIVYDGDRYELGSTPAELSWLSVTASGKQLTLTAHSSAAERSLSFDLVSNGASATIQVDQTKLTGVNVVDSAKAVAGVTYVNLAGQKSATPFSGVNIVITRYTDGSTTAAKVVK, from the coding sequence ATGAGAGAAAGATTACATCTATTTTGTGCAGCAGCTGCTGCAGTGCTTGCCATGGGCACGGTCCAGGCAAGCCAGCAGGCGTTCACAAGGGTGACGCCATCCACAGTCAATCATTCCACGGCATTGCGCAGCGCCCTCAAGCAGGCGCCGGTGACCCAAGTCCTTGCCCAGCGGCAGGTGGCCAAGGGCGTGGTGGTGCGTGCCGTGAAAGATGCCCAGGGCCGCGTCTACAAGCAGGTGGTGCGCAACGGCGTGCCCTCGCCGGCTCCCGAGAGCCGTGTGAGCCGCCGTGCCGGCGAGAGCTCGAGCTCGTTCTATGAGGGCTTTGAGGGCTGGGACGGCCAGGCTCAGGACTGGATACCCAGCGGCTGGACCGAGATCAACACCGACGGCAACAAGCCCACGCAGCTCATGCTCGATCACCACATCAACAACACGTGGCAGGCGACCTACACCGGCGACGGCTACTGGACGGCTGTCACAACCGATGGCGAGAAGGAGTGCTTCATTCACTTCCCCTACGATGCCGAGATTGTAAAGAGCGAGGGCGACACGCTCAAGATTCCGCGCGCTGCCAGCGACGAGTGGCTCATCACACCCGAGTTCACCGTGGCCCAGAACGACAAGCTCTTCTTCCTGCTCGAGATTGACCTGGGCAGCATCTACAGCTACGACTGGAACACACGTGCCTACGACCACAGCAAGGCGGAGTGCGACCTCGAGGTGCTCGCCTCGGAAGACGGTGGCCAGAACTGGTCGCGCCTGTGGCTGGCCTCGCAAGAGCTCCTCAAGGGCATGAGCGACAGCGAACTCTACAACGAGATGGCCTCGCTCAAGTATCACTCGGTGGGTGTCGATATCTCCAAGTATTATGGCAAGAAGGTGAAACTTGCCTTCCGCTATATCAACACAGCAGCCTCCTTTGTGACGGGCAACTCGATGGCCGTCGACGGTGTCAACGTGGGTCGCCCGCAGGCCGAGGCCAGCTACATGCTGCCCCAGGGCACACTGCTGTTCAATTTCACCCCCTCGTTACTTGTGTTCAACAACAGCATTGCCCTCATGCCGGCCTACACGCCGGTGAACTGGACCCACAACAGCAATGCCTATACCGAGAGCGTGAAGTGGAACTTCTATGACCCCGCTACCGATGCCAACACCATCGAGCTCACCGATGCCGCTCCGGCGGTGACCAATCCCTACTCTGAGGGCTCGATTTTCCCCTATCCCGTGCTCACGGCCAGCAATGCCTTCAGCACCGACACCTTCTCGATCGATGAGACCGACAAGGACCGCGGCGGCATCGTGTATGGCGGCACCATCACTCCCTACCAGGGCGAGAACCTGGGTGTGGGCAATGCCGACTATGTGCACAAGGGCTTCTATGCTCCCTATTTCAACGACTCGCCCAACCACGACAACTATGTGTACGGCACCAGCGTTGCCGACACTTGGGGCACAGGTGTGACCGAGATTGCAGTGGGCAACCTCTTCACCGCTCCTCAAGCGCCGTTTGTCATCGATTCTATCTATGTGCCCCTCACCGACTTCCAAGCTGCCGACACAGCCCAGTTCACCCTCAACGTGTGGTCGATCGACAAGTGGGACCAGCTCAGCTCCTCGCCTCTGGCTACCGCTACGGCCAAGGCCAGCGATGTAAAGAACTTCGACGGCCTCTACCAGATTCCGTTCAAGTTCTACTCGACCGATGCCCAGGGCAAGAAGGTGGCCGCCCCGTTTGTCTACGACCAGCAGATTCTTGTTGAGGTCAATGGTTTCCAAGACACTGTGAGTGTGAAAAAGTTTGCCATGTGCAGCCAGATGGCCAACAACGACGCCGACCACAACTATGCCTATATCAAGTTCCACATCGAGAGCAACGGCCGCAAGTTTGACACGTGGTACAAGGCCTCCGAGGCTCTGCGCGACTACAGCAACGCGATCTACATGAGCCTCATGGGCTACTACAACTTCCTCAAGCCCGACACTTCCCGCCTCAGCTTCGCGACCGAGGGCGGAACGCAGAAGATCAATGTGCAATCGCCTGTCGATTGCAGCAAGTGGTGGATAGTGTACGACGGCGATCGCTACGAGCTGGGCTCTACACCGGCCGAGCTCAGCTGGCTGTCGGTGACCGCATCGGGCAAGCAACTCACGCTCACTGCCCACTCGTCGGCTGCCGAGCGCTCGCTCAGCTTCGACCTGGTTTCCAATGGCGCTTCGGCCACCATTCAAGTCGACCAGACCAAGCTTACTGGCGTGAATGTTGTCGACAGCGCCAAGGCTGTGGCAGGTGTCACCTATGTGAACCTTGCCGGCCAAAAGAGTGCAACGCCATTCAGCGGCGTCAACATCGTGATCACCCGCTACACCGACGGCTCTACCACAGCTGCCAAGGTGGTGAAATAG
- a CDS encoding helix-turn-helix domain-containing protein → MIGRIKAVLAYSNMTETQFAKRLGVTQSSLNRVMRGATEISFKLVNAILTEFDEISAEWLMRGTGTMLAEDNRAADAKRIDGLVDVVAMQQEIIKNLQEKIKQLQNS, encoded by the coding sequence ATGATTGGAAGAATAAAGGCGGTGCTGGCTTACAGCAACATGACAGAAACCCAATTTGCAAAGAGGTTGGGTGTCACACAGAGCAGCCTCAATAGAGTGATGAGGGGCGCAACAGAGATTAGTTTTAAGTTAGTCAATGCAATTTTGACTGAATTTGATGAGATTTCGGCTGAATGGTTGATGCGTGGAACAGGCACTATGCTCGCAGAAGACAACAGAGCCGCCGATGCCAAACGCATTGATGGTCTTGTGGACGTGGTTGCCATGCAGCAAGAGATTATCAAGAACCTACAAGAGAAAATCAAACAACTCCAAAACTCATAA
- a CDS encoding alpha/beta hydrolase, with translation MKHFTIITLMLLCALAAGSTAARGQENVATQVATVYRPQTDTVEVQSAKMKRGIKNVVVVPVQYYAGPASEHYPVLYLLHGAWGSYRDWPRKAPLEQLATQYGVIIVCPDGQDSWYFDSPIDPTMQFETYVSKELVSYIDSHYRTYPTPYMRAIAGLSMGGHGALWLAWRHPDTFNSCGSMSGGVDITKFPGNWKIKDRLGKYEDNPQLWASHAVINLVPSLQPGQHITIDDGYDDIFYQVNLALHQALMERKIPHDFTIRPGKHTWDYWVNSLDYQMLFFSKAFKANAQHCQQAK, from the coding sequence ATGAAACACTTCACAATCATCACACTCATGCTGCTGTGCGCCCTCGCAGCCGGCAGCACAGCAGCACGCGGCCAGGAGAACGTGGCCACCCAGGTGGCCACCGTCTACCGCCCGCAGACCGACACCGTCGAGGTGCAGAGCGCCAAGATGAAACGCGGCATCAAAAACGTGGTGGTGGTGCCCGTGCAGTACTATGCCGGCCCCGCCAGCGAGCACTATCCCGTGCTCTACCTGTTGCACGGCGCCTGGGGCAGCTACCGCGACTGGCCACGCAAGGCCCCGCTCGAGCAGCTGGCCACCCAGTATGGCGTGATCATCGTGTGCCCCGACGGGCAAGACAGCTGGTACTTCGACTCGCCCATCGATCCCACGATGCAATTTGAAACCTATGTGAGCAAGGAGCTGGTGAGCTACATCGACAGCCACTACCGCACCTACCCCACCCCCTACATGCGGGCCATCGCGGGCCTGAGCATGGGCGGCCACGGCGCGCTGTGGCTGGCCTGGCGCCACCCCGACACGTTCAACTCGTGCGGCTCGATGAGCGGCGGCGTCGACATCACCAAGTTTCCTGGCAACTGGAAAATCAAGGACCGCCTGGGCAAGTATGAAGACAACCCCCAGCTGTGGGCCTCGCACGCCGTGATCAACCTGGTGCCCAGCCTGCAGCCCGGGCAGCACATCACCATCGACGACGGCTACGACGACATCTTCTACCAGGTGAACCTGGCCCTGCACCAGGCACTCATGGAGCGCAAGATACCCCACGACTTCACCATAAGGCCCGGCAAGCACACCTGGGACTACTGGGTGAACTCGCTCGACTACCAGATGCTGTTTTTCTCCAAGGCCTTCAAGGCCAACGCCCAGCACTGCCAGCAGGCCAAGTAG
- a CDS encoding DUF1071 domain-containing protein encodes MEEKKKSVFDTLNAINVQEHVEVKNIGGVKLSYLSWAWAWTEVKKAYPEAFYTIYENKDGLFYHTDGKTAWVKTGVTIEGIEHIEYLPVMDNRNHSITLDKLTSFDVNKAIQRSLTKACARHGLGLYIYAGEDLPEEEAKQAKSDMEQKIAKAVAAMRAVKSREELEQVWRTWSNQIPCADGTEFNKATREMAQQFPNPQ; translated from the coding sequence ATGGAAGAGAAAAAAAAGAGCGTGTTCGACACGCTAAACGCCATCAACGTGCAAGAGCACGTTGAGGTCAAGAACATTGGAGGTGTCAAACTGAGTTACCTCTCATGGGCTTGGGCATGGACAGAAGTAAAGAAAGCCTATCCCGAGGCATTCTACACCATCTACGAGAACAAAGACGGGCTGTTTTATCACACCGACGGCAAAACCGCGTGGGTTAAGACGGGTGTCACCATCGAGGGCATCGAACACATCGAGTACCTGCCCGTGATGGACAACCGCAACCACTCCATCACCCTTGACAAGCTAACCAGCTTTGACGTGAACAAGGCCATTCAGCGCAGCCTCACGAAAGCTTGCGCCCGTCACGGCCTCGGGCTCTACATCTATGCAGGCGAAGACCTCCCCGAGGAAGAGGCCAAGCAGGCAAAGAGCGACATGGAGCAGAAGATTGCAAAAGCAGTAGCCGCCATGAGAGCTGTCAAGAGCCGGGAGGAGCTTGAGCAGGTGTGGCGCACATGGAGCAACCAAATACCATGCGCCGACGGCACAGAGTTTAACAAGGCCACCCGTGAGATGGCACAGCAATTTCCAAATCCACAATAA
- a CDS encoding leucine-rich repeat domain-containing protein, whose product MKHIYKLLTLLAATAALGAQADTFMAGGLYYQTTGTSQAAVAPVPRGVNQVYSGRYIIPEQVYYNGANYSVTSIADSAFCHSLATEVQVPNTVTAIGNYAFAYDEALTSVTLPLKLQKVSTAMLAGTSLVNIAVPEGVATIGEWAFQSASLLHTALLPSTTTKIEAYGFNNCHSLAEIYCAAPTPPNATGWAIFSGLSGIDVIVPDDDAVKAYGQDAVWGNDSTFTLYPNEDLSVTMSGELEQADDHYMRLDLGNNLAYKIYKGDELVAYTAADHYYIPIESQPVQYTVYPTTGMGNDADPVTVTVQPTAVPAIASDNDEWTPVILARDGVIYITGDNHGTWTRIYDCYGQLYYERPSNDGEIENLPRNKVYIVIVGKTVKKVML is encoded by the coding sequence ATGAAGCACATCTACAAACTATTGACACTACTGGCAGCCACAGCTGCCTTGGGAGCCCAGGCCGACACCTTCATGGCCGGCGGGCTCTATTACCAGACCACGGGCACCAGCCAGGCAGCTGTGGCCCCCGTGCCGCGCGGGGTGAACCAGGTGTACTCGGGCCGCTACATCATACCCGAGCAAGTGTACTACAACGGTGCCAACTACAGCGTGACGAGCATCGCCGACAGTGCCTTCTGCCACAGCCTGGCCACCGAAGTGCAGGTACCCAACACGGTGACCGCCATAGGCAACTACGCCTTTGCCTACGACGAGGCGCTCACCAGCGTCACCCTGCCCTTGAAGCTCCAGAAGGTGTCGACCGCCATGCTGGCAGGCACCAGCCTGGTCAACATTGCCGTGCCCGAGGGCGTGGCAACCATAGGCGAGTGGGCCTTTCAGTCGGCCAGCCTGCTGCACACCGCCCTGCTGCCCAGCACCACGACCAAGATTGAGGCCTACGGCTTCAACAACTGCCACAGCCTGGCCGAGATATACTGCGCCGCCCCCACGCCGCCCAATGCCACAGGCTGGGCCATATTCTCGGGGCTGAGCGGCATCGATGTGATCGTGCCCGACGACGACGCCGTCAAGGCCTATGGCCAAGATGCCGTGTGGGGCAACGACAGCACCTTCACGCTCTACCCCAACGAGGACCTCTCGGTGACCATGAGCGGCGAGCTCGAGCAGGCCGACGACCACTACATGCGTCTCGACCTGGGCAACAACCTGGCCTACAAAATCTACAAGGGCGATGAGCTCGTAGCCTACACCGCTGCCGACCACTACTACATCCCCATCGAGAGCCAGCCTGTGCAATACACCGTGTATCCCACCACCGGCATGGGCAACGATGCCGACCCCGTGACCGTGACCGTGCAGCCCACAGCAGTGCCCGCCATCGCCAGCGACAACGACGAGTGGACACCCGTGATACTGGCCCGCGACGGCGTGATCTACATCACCGGCGACAACCACGGCACGTGGACCCGCATCTACGACTGCTACGGCCAGCTCTACTATGAGCGCCCGTCCAACGACGGTGAGATTGAAAACCTGCCCCGCAACAAGGTGTATATCGTGATTGTGGGCAAGACGGTGAAAAAAGTGATGCTGTAA
- a CDS encoding nucleoside deaminase, translating to MINRDDEKYMRLALQEAQEAMRHDEVPIGAVIVSQGHVIARGHNLTETLTDVTAHAEMQAITSAQTYLGGKYLTQCTLYVTVEPCLMCAGALGWSQIARVVYGCDDPKRGYHTYCQQPFHKKTVVEGGVLAEQCAALMQDFFKKKR from the coding sequence ATGATCAACCGCGACGACGAGAAATACATGCGCCTGGCCCTGCAAGAGGCCCAGGAAGCCATGCGGCACGACGAGGTGCCCATAGGGGCCGTGATTGTGAGCCAGGGCCACGTGATAGCCCGCGGCCACAACCTGACCGAGACACTCACCGACGTCACCGCCCATGCCGAGATGCAGGCCATCACCTCGGCCCAGACCTACCTGGGCGGCAAGTACCTCACCCAGTGCACGCTCTATGTCACCGTCGAGCCCTGCCTGATGTGTGCCGGCGCCCTGGGCTGGAGCCAAATTGCGCGGGTGGTGTACGGCTGCGACGACCCCAAGCGCGGCTACCACACCTATTGCCAGCAGCCCTTCCACAAGAAAACCGTGGTCGAGGGCGGCGTGCTGGCCGAGCAATGCGCGGCCCTGATGCAAGACTTCTTCAAGAAAAAACGATAA